A genomic window from Massilia sp. METH4 includes:
- a CDS encoding PEP-CTERM sorting domain-containing protein yields MQLPRNIQLGQRPIRENPLLNSSRELFVRAVIFLKGKNIMYDARYFKRLLMLAAFKAALGLGAVQASPVNAAAIPPQAAPIHELRVETTDILNYDERGSTTNVILDFYIGAGASVTSFAWDVNVTSYAGSYLSEMQVTFSDTVGRGVTFTPGDGDDFDGTADYAGYQDLSELGLVFQVGSDGILRLEFHDGFKDLGFDEPEGQWNTGTLTFGISPVPEPSTAAMVLGGLLLISRAAGRRRPGKPTGRMPAQ; encoded by the coding sequence ATGCAATTGCCGCGTAATATTCAGTTGGGTCAACGGCCAATTCGCGAAAATCCCCTTCTTAATTCCTCTCGGGAACTTTTCGTTCGTGCAGTGATATTTCTAAAGGGAAAAAATATCATGTATGACGCTCGGTATTTCAAGCGCCTCCTGATGCTTGCGGCATTCAAGGCGGCACTCGGTCTAGGCGCCGTTCAGGCAAGTCCGGTCAATGCGGCGGCGATACCGCCACAGGCAGCGCCGATACACGAACTCAGGGTGGAAACCACGGATATCCTGAATTACGACGAGCGTGGCTCGACGACGAATGTCATCCTGGATTTCTATATAGGAGCCGGGGCATCGGTCACGAGTTTCGCGTGGGACGTCAATGTGACGAGTTATGCCGGAAGTTATCTTTCCGAGATGCAGGTGACATTCAGCGATACCGTGGGGCGCGGAGTGACCTTCACGCCGGGCGACGGTGATGATTTCGACGGCACGGCCGACTACGCCGGCTACCAGGACCTGAGCGAGCTCGGGCTGGTTTTCCAGGTGGGCAGCGACGGCATCCTGCGCCTCGAATTCCATGACGGCTTCAAGGATCTCGGCTTCGACGAGCCGGAGGGCCAATGGAATACCGGTACGCTGACCTTCGGTATCAGCCCGGTACCCGAGCCATCGACAGCGGCCATGGTGCTGGGGGGCTTGCTGCTGATCTCCCGTGCCGCCGGCAGGCGCCGGCCCGGCAAACCCACCGGCCGTATGCCCGCCCAATGA
- a CDS encoding LysR family transcriptional regulator: MNELDDYRVFVTIVDAGSLTAAARAHGRSLQSVSRMLARLEEDLGTQLIRRTTRSLQSTPAGSAFAERLRPALADIDGARAAARQDAEHVAGSLRIAAPALLAASHLAPMVARFMHRWPELRVELVAGDRHADLVKEKFDLAVRVGVLSDSSLRARPLARLRRVFFAAPEWLQRHGTPASPEQLAHLPCVIRTIGPERAQWPYRAGGVARRVRVAGTFRANDAATCNEAVAQGIGAGMAALWQVRRLLDEGRVQLILQEFEPPPQPVQAVWHGNLPAGARLLVEHLALQFGTLGW, translated from the coding sequence ATGAACGAACTGGATGACTACCGCGTCTTCGTGACCATCGTCGATGCCGGCTCGCTGACCGCGGCGGCGCGGGCGCACGGGCGCTCGCTGCAGTCGGTCAGCCGGATGCTGGCGCGGCTGGAGGAAGACCTCGGCACGCAACTGATTCGCCGCACCACGCGCAGCCTGCAGTCGACGCCGGCGGGCAGCGCTTTCGCGGAACGGCTGCGCCCGGCCCTGGCCGATATCGATGGCGCACGCGCCGCCGCCCGCCAGGACGCCGAACACGTGGCCGGCAGCTTGCGCATCGCCGCCCCCGCGCTGCTGGCCGCCAGCCACCTGGCGCCCATGGTTGCCCGCTTCATGCACCGCTGGCCGGAATTGCGCGTGGAACTCGTCGCCGGCGACCGCCATGCCGACCTGGTGAAGGAAAAGTTCGATCTCGCGGTCAGAGTCGGCGTGCTGTCCGACTCCAGCTTGCGCGCCCGACCGCTGGCGCGGCTGCGGCGCGTGTTCTTCGCGGCGCCCGAGTGGCTGCAACGGCACGGCACGCCCGCGTCGCCGGAGCAGCTGGCTCACTTGCCGTGCGTGATACGCACGATCGGCCCCGAGCGCGCCCAATGGCCGTACCGGGCCGGCGGCGTGGCGCGGCGGGTCAGGGTCGCGGGCACGTTCCGCGCGAACGACGCGGCGACCTGCAACGAGGCGGTGGCGCAGGGCATCGGTGCCGGCATGGCGGCGCTGTGGCAGGTGCGCCGGCTGCTCGACGAAGGCCGTGTCCAGCTCATCCTGCAGGAGTTCGAACCGCCGCCCCAGCCCGTGCAGGCGGTCTGGCACGGCAACCTGCCGGCCGGTGCCCGGCTGCTGGTCGAGCACCTGGCGCTGCAATTCGGCACGCTCGGCTGGTAA
- a CDS encoding MEDS domain-containing protein, producing the protein MRTLSIGGNQLDAYHVCAFFDSRQQEYAVLTPFYQEAVAQREKNLHIVADELRDDHMARLRDAGVDTHHCAACGQLEVLTWRQAYLNEDGAFDKDRMLATVEALTRNAAAGEFTGLRIMGNMAWVFAGLPGAEDIIEYEAEVNEVLARNRQPAICVYDTAQLTGSMMMDLLRTHPLTLINGVIQENPYFTPPREMLDELRRRGAASSASAT; encoded by the coding sequence ATGCGCACCTTGTCGATCGGCGGCAACCAGCTCGACGCGTACCATGTCTGCGCGTTCTTCGACAGCCGCCAGCAGGAATACGCCGTGCTCACTCCCTTCTACCAGGAAGCCGTGGCGCAGCGCGAGAAAAACCTGCACATCGTCGCCGACGAGCTGCGGGACGATCACATGGCCCGCCTGCGCGACGCGGGCGTGGACACCCACCACTGCGCGGCGTGCGGCCAGCTCGAGGTGCTGACCTGGCGCCAGGCATACCTGAACGAGGATGGCGCGTTCGACAAGGACCGCATGTTGGCCACCGTCGAGGCACTGACGCGCAACGCCGCCGCCGGCGAGTTCACGGGCCTGCGCATCATGGGCAATATGGCCTGGGTATTCGCCGGCCTTCCCGGCGCCGAGGACATCATCGAATACGAGGCGGAAGTCAACGAGGTGCTGGCACGCAATCGCCAGCCGGCGATCTGCGTCTACGACACGGCCCAGCTCACGGGTTCGATGATGATGGACCTGCTGCGCACCCATCCCCTCACGCTGATCAACGGCGTCATCCAGGAAAACCCCTACTTCACGCCGCCGCGCGAAATGCTCGACGAATTGCGCCGCCGCGGCGCCGCTTCGTCCGCCTCGGCGACCTGA
- a CDS encoding cyanophycinase yields MYTRFPSPLFARLFPALRAGMLSFAALLCFGHAAAAPKFEAAQPIPLYSYFATGDVDAEVTAPSSLPTPSYVLMGGGPDVDSAFRWLIQRAGIRPGTGGRFVVIRATGTEAYNPYIYYSDEALTTSTNIADMWVGGASLGLTSVETLVIPSIKAANNAAVNAIVARANVVFIAGGDQSDYIRFWKGTALEQTLKTLMAKNVPLGGTSAGLAVLGQFDYSALYKSATSELAMLDPYYKDITFDPNPLSLQGGFIAPPALASMIFDSHFDSRDRMGRFITFISRIVAPSTTPGGSFGCAGGVLPASASGNSTARGIGISVETALLVQGNGSGKPVTAKRVTNDTTSTESAVYFVRPSVPPSVCSPKTPLTISNVEVRKLADSNTVFNLTDWTGVPLYQHMDVTSGLLYPADWY; encoded by the coding sequence ATGTACACGCGATTCCCTTCCCCGTTGTTCGCCCGGCTGTTCCCGGCCCTCCGCGCAGGCATGCTCTCCTTCGCGGCGCTTCTTTGCTTCGGCCACGCAGCCGCGGCACCGAAATTCGAAGCCGCGCAGCCGATCCCGCTGTATTCCTATTTTGCGACCGGCGATGTCGATGCCGAGGTAACGGCGCCGTCGAGCCTGCCGACACCGTCGTACGTCCTGATGGGTGGCGGGCCCGACGTCGATTCCGCCTTTCGCTGGCTGATCCAGCGCGCCGGCATCAGGCCGGGAACCGGCGGCCGGTTCGTTGTCATCCGGGCCACTGGAACGGAGGCGTACAACCCCTATATCTATTACAGCGACGAGGCATTGACCACCTCCACCAACATCGCCGACATGTGGGTGGGCGGCGCCTCCCTTGGCCTGACGTCCGTGGAAACCCTGGTTATCCCCAGCATCAAGGCGGCCAATAACGCCGCCGTCAATGCGATCGTGGCCCGCGCCAACGTAGTATTCATCGCGGGCGGCGACCAGAGCGATTACATCCGTTTCTGGAAAGGCACCGCGCTCGAACAGACCCTGAAAACCTTGATGGCAAAGAACGTCCCCCTCGGCGGCACGAGCGCCGGGCTGGCAGTGCTCGGGCAATTCGATTACTCGGCCCTCTACAAATCCGCCACGTCGGAGCTGGCAATGCTCGACCCTTATTACAAGGACATTACCTTCGACCCGAATCCATTGAGCCTGCAAGGCGGCTTCATCGCCCCGCCGGCGCTCGCCTCGATGATTTTCGACTCGCATTTCGACAGCCGCGACCGGATGGGCCGCTTCATCACCTTCATCTCGCGGATCGTGGCGCCGTCGACAACGCCGGGTGGCAGCTTCGGCTGCGCGGGCGGCGTATTGCCGGCATCGGCCAGCGGCAATTCGACCGCGCGGGGGATCGGCATCAGCGTCGAGACCGCATTGCTGGTGCAGGGAAATGGCAGCGGCAAGCCTGTCACCGCAAAACGGGTCACCAACGATACGACCAGCACCGAAAGCGCGGTCTATTTCGTCCGCCCATCCGTGCCGCCCAGCGTATGCAGCCCGAAAACACCGCTGACAATCTCCAACGTCGAGGTGCGCAAGCTGGCCGATTCGAATACCGTCTTCAATCTCACCGACTGGACCGGTGTGCCTTTATACCAGCATATGGACGTCACCTCGGGCTTGTTATATCCCGCCGACTGGTACTGA
- a CDS encoding ATP-binding protein: protein MHDGAQDPDVPAGARALTREARDLMGLVALPALWAGRDEESVLRIMAEAVEHLVPMRFMYANVGMRDGPRLRVDGRYVDLAAAPAWEPSLADWPQVATQRVRLCDTPLGPMRVMLLSLGLSDASGGIWFGSADPAFPTTAQVALLRAATSLAASGLQTARLNAEREKASRAMDEFLAMLGHELRNPLAPIGAAADLLRYGRLDDAQIRRTSEIVARQVVHMTGLVNDLLDVSRVKRGLVTIERTRLDLGRVVADAVEQVRPLIVNRRHHLALRLPARRVTVSGDHKRLVQVLANLLSNAAKYTPQAGRITLAAEHTGAEVTVSVTDNGIGMEASLLPAVFDLFTQAHRTPDRSQGGLGLGLALVKALVEQHGGTVAVHSDGPGMGACFTVRLPALDEEHAGPEGPLADVVTHAGSLRALVVDDNVDAAHMLALLLESLGHEVATAHDGPQGLALAEQAPFDVCLLDIGLPGMDGNTLARRLRALPAMAGAMLIAITGYGQENDRRTSLEAGFDHHFVKPVDTHALTRLLSELTAASAAAPLPGLPHH, encoded by the coding sequence ATGCACGACGGAGCACAGGACCCGGACGTTCCCGCCGGCGCGCGCGCGCTGACGCGCGAGGCGCGCGACCTCATGGGACTTGTTGCGCTGCCCGCGCTGTGGGCCGGGCGCGACGAGGAATCGGTACTGCGCATCATGGCCGAAGCCGTCGAGCACCTGGTGCCGATGCGCTTCATGTACGCGAACGTGGGCATGCGGGACGGCCCGCGCCTGCGCGTCGACGGCCGCTACGTGGACCTCGCGGCCGCGCCGGCCTGGGAACCGTCCCTGGCCGACTGGCCGCAGGTGGCCACGCAACGCGTTCGCCTGTGCGACACGCCGCTCGGGCCCATGCGCGTGATGCTGCTCAGCCTGGGCCTGTCCGACGCTTCCGGCGGCATCTGGTTCGGGTCCGCCGACCCCGCCTTTCCCACGACCGCCCAGGTGGCGCTGCTGCGCGCGGCCACGTCGCTGGCCGCCAGCGGCCTGCAGACGGCGCGCCTGAACGCCGAGCGGGAAAAGGCCAGCCGCGCGATGGACGAATTCCTGGCCATGCTCGGCCACGAGCTGCGCAATCCGCTGGCGCCGATCGGCGCGGCGGCCGACCTGCTGCGCTATGGCCGGCTCGACGATGCGCAGATCCGCCGCACCAGCGAGATCGTGGCGCGCCAGGTCGTGCACATGACGGGGCTCGTGAACGACTTGCTGGACGTATCCCGCGTCAAGCGCGGCCTGGTGACCATCGAGCGCACGCGGCTCGACCTGGGCCGCGTGGTGGCCGACGCCGTCGAGCAGGTGCGGCCGCTGATCGTCAACCGCCGCCATCACCTGGCGCTGCGCCTGCCGGCGCGCCGCGTGACGGTATCGGGCGACCACAAGCGCCTGGTGCAGGTACTGGCCAACCTGCTGTCGAATGCGGCCAAGTACACGCCGCAGGCGGGACGCATCACGCTGGCCGCCGAACACACGGGTGCCGAGGTGACGGTGTCGGTGACGGACAACGGCATCGGCATGGAAGCGAGTCTGCTGCCGGCCGTTTTCGACCTGTTTACCCAGGCGCACCGCACGCCGGACCGTTCGCAGGGCGGCCTGGGGCTCGGGCTGGCGCTCGTCAAGGCGCTGGTGGAACAGCATGGCGGCACGGTGGCCGTGCACAGCGACGGCCCGGGCATGGGAGCGTGCTTCACCGTGCGCCTGCCGGCCCTGGACGAGGAGCACGCGGGGCCGGAGGGACCGCTCGCCGACGTGGTGACGCATGCAGGCAGCCTGCGCGCGCTCGTGGTGGATGACAACGTGGATGCGGCGCACATGCTGGCGCTGCTGCTCGAATCGCTGGGCCACGAGGTGGCGACCGCCCACGACGGACCCCAGGGCCTGGCGCTGGCCGAGCAGGCCCCCTTCGACGTGTGCCTGCTCGACATCGGCTTGCCGGGCATGGACGGCAATACATTGGCCCGGCGCCTGCGAGCGCTGCCCGCCATGGCCGGCGCGATGCTGATCGCCATCACGGGCTACGGCCAGGAAAACGACCGGCGCACCTCGCTCGAAGCGGGCTTCGACCATCACTTCGTGAAACCTGTCGATACCCATGCGCTGACCCGCCTGCTGAGCGAGTTGACGGCCGCTTCGGCGGCAGCGCCATTGCCGGGCCTCCCCCATCACTAG
- the mfd gene encoding transcription-repair coupling factor: MPFDFTRALPKPGNRFALPALYGSADSYALAQAALQLKSEGRMLAIFVAQASDGQRLLDEIPWFAPGLRCHLLPDWETLPYDAFSPHQDLVSERLATLHEIRSGQCDVVLVPATTALVRMAPPSFLAAYTFFFKKGESLDEAALKAQLTLAGYTHVTQVMSPGEYSVRGGLIDLFPMGSALPYRLDLFGDTIETIRTFDADTQRSLYPVNEVRLLPGREFPMDEAARTTFRNRWRETFEGDPSRSVVYKDIKSGIASAGIEYYLPLFFDETATLFDYLPGGAALALVGDIDGAIRRFWGDTESRYKFLKADRERPILPPEAIFLRDETFFTLAKAHARLTIGKSVDGEPSELSAPIPNVAVNRHLDDPLTNLRAYALRPDLRVMICADSAGRRETLQQYFAEFDLHPALVDGYAGFLAAHDRLVLGVAPLQAGFELRAGDDTLVFITETELYAGTGRRVGKKKQEAVTQVESMVRDLSELKIGDPVVHINHGIGRYMGLVSMDLGEGETEFLHLEYAKDTKLYVPVSQLHVISRYSGGAPEDAPLHALGSGQWDKAKRKAAEQVRDTAAELLNLYARRAARQGHAFEYSSHDYERFAESFGFDETPDQAAAILNVIRDMTSGKPMDRLVCGDVGFGKTEVALRAAFIAVMGGKQVAILAPTTLLAEQHAQTFADRFADWPVKIAEMSRFRTGKEIANAIKGMADGTLDIVIGTHKLLSDDVKFSRLGLVIIDEEHRFGVRQKEALKSLRAEVDVLTLTATPIPRTLGMALEGLRDFSVIATAPQKRLAIKTFVRSEGESIIREAVLRELKRGGQVYFLHNEVETIQNRLAQLTELLPEARIAVAHGQMHERDLEKVMRDFVAQRYNILLCTTIIETGIDVPTANTIIMHRADKFGLAQLHQLRGRVGRSHHQAYAYLLVSDVQSLSKQAQRRLDAIQQMEELGSGFYLAMHDLEIRGAGEVLGESQSGEMLEVGFQLYTDMLNEAVRALKAGKEPDLAAPLSTTTEINLHVPALLPADFCGDVHERLSLYKRLANCESQEAIDGLQEELIDRFGKLPEPAKALIETHRLRIAAKTVGIVKIDAHGEAANLQFMPQPPIDPMRIITLIQKHRHIKLNGQDKLKITASMPDLAARVAQIKTAIKQLTSP; encoded by the coding sequence ATGCCTTTCGACTTTACACGAGCACTCCCCAAACCCGGCAACCGCTTCGCGCTTCCCGCGCTGTACGGTTCGGCCGATTCCTATGCGCTGGCACAGGCAGCGCTGCAACTGAAGAGTGAAGGCCGCATGCTGGCCATCTTCGTGGCCCAGGCCAGCGACGGCCAGCGCCTGCTCGACGAGATCCCGTGGTTCGCGCCAGGCCTGCGCTGCCACCTGCTGCCCGACTGGGAAACACTGCCGTACGACGCGTTCTCGCCACACCAGGACCTGGTGTCCGAGCGCCTGGCGACCCTGCACGAGATCCGCAGCGGCCAGTGCGACGTGGTACTGGTGCCGGCTACCACCGCGCTGGTGCGCATGGCGCCGCCATCGTTCCTGGCCGCCTACACGTTCTTCTTCAAGAAAGGCGAGTCGCTCGACGAGGCGGCCCTCAAGGCGCAATTGACGCTGGCCGGCTACACGCACGTGACGCAGGTGATGTCGCCCGGCGAATACTCGGTACGCGGCGGCCTGATCGACCTGTTCCCGATGGGCTCCGCCCTGCCCTACCGGCTCGACCTGTTCGGCGACACCATCGAGACGATCCGCACCTTCGACGCCGACACGCAGCGCTCACTGTACCCGGTGAACGAGGTGCGCCTGCTGCCGGGGCGCGAATTCCCGATGGACGAGGCGGCGCGCACCACGTTCCGCAACCGCTGGCGCGAGACGTTCGAGGGCGATCCCTCGCGCTCGGTGGTCTACAAGGACATCAAGAGCGGCATCGCCTCGGCCGGCATCGAATACTACCTGCCGCTGTTCTTCGACGAGACGGCCACGCTGTTCGACTACCTGCCCGGTGGTGCGGCGCTGGCGCTGGTGGGCGACATCGACGGGGCGATCCGCCGCTTCTGGGGCGACACCGAGAGCCGCTACAAGTTCCTGAAGGCCGACCGCGAGCGCCCGATCCTGCCTCCTGAAGCCATCTTCCTGCGCGACGAAACCTTTTTCACGCTGGCCAAGGCCCACGCGCGCCTCACGATCGGCAAGAGCGTCGACGGCGAACCGTCCGAGCTTTCCGCGCCTATACCGAACGTGGCCGTGAACCGGCACCTGGACGATCCGCTGACGAACCTGCGCGCGTATGCGCTGCGGCCCGACCTGCGCGTGATGATCTGCGCGGATTCGGCCGGCCGCCGCGAGACGCTACAGCAGTACTTCGCCGAGTTCGACCTGCATCCGGCACTGGTGGACGGCTACGCGGGCTTCCTCGCCGCGCACGACCGCCTCGTGCTCGGCGTGGCGCCGCTGCAGGCCGGCTTCGAGCTGCGCGCCGGCGACGACACGCTGGTCTTCATCACGGAAACCGAGCTGTATGCCGGCACCGGCCGCCGCGTGGGCAAGAAGAAGCAGGAAGCCGTCACCCAGGTCGAGTCGATGGTGCGCGACCTGTCGGAGCTGAAGATCGGCGACCCGGTGGTGCACATCAACCACGGCATCGGCCGCTACATGGGCCTGGTGTCCATGGATCTGGGCGAAGGCGAAACGGAATTCCTGCACCTGGAATACGCGAAGGACACGAAGCTCTATGTGCCCGTGTCGCAGCTGCATGTGATTTCGCGCTATTCCGGCGGCGCGCCGGAGGATGCGCCGCTGCACGCGCTGGGTTCCGGCCAGTGGGACAAGGCCAAGCGCAAGGCGGCCGAGCAGGTCCGCGATACCGCGGCCGAGCTCTTGAACCTGTACGCGCGCCGTGCCGCGCGCCAGGGCCATGCGTTCGAATATTCGTCGCACGACTACGAGCGCTTCGCCGAGAGCTTCGGCTTCGACGAAACGCCGGACCAGGCGGCCGCGATCCTGAACGTGATCCGCGACATGACCTCGGGCAAGCCGATGGACCGGCTGGTGTGCGGCGACGTGGGCTTCGGCAAGACCGAGGTGGCGCTGCGCGCCGCCTTCATCGCCGTGATGGGCGGCAAGCAGGTTGCCATCCTGGCCCCCACCACGCTGCTGGCCGAACAGCACGCGCAAACCTTCGCCGACCGCTTCGCCGACTGGCCCGTGAAGATCGCGGAAATGTCGCGCTTCCGCACCGGCAAGGAAATCGCCAACGCGATCAAGGGCATGGCCGACGGCACGCTCGATATCGTCATCGGCACGCACAAGCTGCTGTCGGACGACGTGAAGTTCTCCCGCCTGGGCCTTGTCATCATCGACGAGGAACACCGCTTCGGCGTGCGCCAGAAGGAGGCGCTGAAATCCCTGCGCGCCGAGGTCGACGTGCTGACGCTGACGGCCACGCCGATCCCCCGCACCCTGGGCATGGCGCTGGAAGGCTTGCGCGATTTTTCCGTGATCGCCACCGCGCCGCAGAAGCGCCTGGCCATCAAGACATTCGTGCGCAGCGAGGGGGAATCGATCATCCGCGAGGCCGTGCTGCGCGAGCTGAAGCGCGGCGGCCAGGTGTACTTTCTGCACAACGAGGTGGAGACGATCCAGAACCGCCTCGCCCAACTGACCGAACTGCTGCCCGAGGCGCGCATCGCCGTGGCCCACGGCCAGATGCACGAGCGCGACCTGGAGAAGGTGATGCGCGACTTCGTGGCGCAGCGCTACAACATCCTGCTGTGCACCACGATCATCGAAACGGGCATCGACGTGCCCACCGCGAACACGATCATCATGCACCGGGCCGACAAGTTCGGCCTGGCCCAGCTGCACCAGCTGCGCGGCCGCGTGGGCCGGTCGCACCACCAGGCCTATGCCTACCTGCTGGTGAGCGACGTGCAGTCGCTGTCGAAGCAGGCGCAGCGCCGCCTCGACGCGATCCAGCAGATGGAGGAACTGGGCAGCGGCTTCTACCTCGCCATGCACGACCTGGAAATCCGCGGTGCCGGCGAGGTGCTGGGCGAAAGCCAGTCCGGCGAGATGCTCGAGGTGGGCTTCCAGCTGTACACCGACATGCTGAACGAGGCCGTGCGCGCGCTGAAGGCCGGCAAGGAGCCGGACCTGGCGGCGCCGCTGTCGACGACCACCGAGATCAACCTGCACGTGCCCGCGCTGCTGCCGGCCGATTTCTGCGGCGATGTGCACGAGCGCCTGTCGCTCTACAAGCGCCTGGCGAACTGCGAATCGCAGGAAGCGATCGACGGCCTGCAGGAGGAATTGATCGACCGCTTCGGCAAATTGCCGGAGCCGGCCAAGGCCCTCATCGAAACGCACCGGCTGCGGATCGCCGCGAAGACCGTGGGCATTGTTAAAATCGATGCCCATGGAGAAGCAGCGAACCTGCAATTCATGCCGCAGCCGCCCATCGACCCGATGCGCATCATCACCCTGATCCAGAAGCACCGCCACATCAAGCTGAACGGGCAGGACAAACTGAAGATCACCGCGAGCATGCCCGACCTGGCGGCGCGTGTCGCACAGATCAAGACCGCGATCAAACAACTGACTTCTCCGTGA
- a CDS encoding protein phosphatase 2C domain-containing protein translates to MATWKQLSPSHYHTLGSAIAFGVTDVGGRATNQDNFIVAPELNLVAVADGMGGHEGGEIASAGALELLCSHLGGGPGGAPHDPDATWAGAPGGSPARLRNAIEYANAQLYAANAARHHTDGMGMGTTLTGLWQPVPHGPLHVFHVGDSRLYCWRGGTLHQLTRDQTLYQQAVDLGAPPPLPPRNLLLQALGPSPALQPDVATWLPAAGDVYLLCSDGLHGESAPEAIGAVLAQARPDNLDTCCAELVAMAKRDGSRDNITAVLLHYRG, encoded by the coding sequence TTGGCCACCTGGAAGCAGCTATCGCCATCGCACTACCACACGCTGGGCAGCGCAATCGCCTTCGGCGTCACCGACGTGGGCGGGCGCGCCACGAACCAGGACAATTTCATCGTCGCACCGGAATTGAACCTGGTTGCCGTGGCCGACGGCATGGGCGGCCACGAGGGCGGCGAGATCGCCAGCGCCGGTGCGCTGGAACTGCTGTGCAGCCACCTCGGCGGCGGGCCGGGCGGCGCCCCGCATGACCCGGACGCGACGTGGGCGGGAGCGCCGGGCGGCTCGCCGGCACGGCTGCGCAACGCGATCGAGTACGCCAATGCCCAGCTGTACGCCGCCAACGCGGCACGCCACCATACCGATGGGATGGGCATGGGCACCACGCTGACGGGGCTGTGGCAACCGGTGCCCCATGGGCCGCTCCACGTATTCCACGTGGGCGACAGCCGCCTGTACTGCTGGCGCGGCGGCACCTTGCACCAGCTCACCCGCGACCAGACGCTGTACCAGCAGGCCGTCGACCTCGGCGCACCGCCGCCGCTGCCGCCGCGCAACCTGCTGCTGCAGGCGCTCGGGCCGTCGCCGGCGTTGCAGCCGGACGTCGCCACCTGGCTCCCGGCGGCCGGCGACGTCTACTTGCTGTGCAGCGACGGCCTGCATGGCGAATCGGCGCCCGAAGCCATCGGCGCCGTGCTTGCCCAGGCAAGGCCGGACAACCTGGACACCTGTTGCGCGGAACTGGTGGCCATGGCCAAGCGCGACGGCAGCCGGGACAACATCACGGCGGTGCTGCTGCACTATCGCGGCTGA
- the serB gene encoding phosphoserine phosphatase SerB has product MNLVLQGLDDCKPRLERIAALTAPQRIVSISANALRCEGIAFSPALRQTIEVAAHAAELDATYMMGAQKLTDYKLVAMDMDSTLITIECIDEIADMQGLKPQVAAITEAAMRGELDFSESLRRRVALLEGLDASALERVFEERLRLSPGADRMLKAVQAAGLKTLLVSGGFTYFTDRLKPLLGLDFTRANQLEIVGGKLTGKVLGDIVDAEAKRATVEQVCAQLGITPDQAIVMGDGANDLKMMGIAGMSVAFRAKPVVREQATVALNFVGLDGILNLFD; this is encoded by the coding sequence ATGAACCTCGTCCTGCAAGGCCTGGACGATTGCAAGCCGCGCCTGGAGCGCATCGCCGCGCTGACCGCACCGCAGCGCATCGTGTCCATTTCCGCCAACGCGCTGCGCTGCGAAGGCATCGCCTTCTCGCCGGCGCTGCGCCAGACCATCGAAGTGGCCGCCCACGCGGCAGAGCTGGACGCCACCTACATGATGGGCGCGCAGAAGCTCACCGACTACAAGCTGGTGGCCATGGACATGGATTCCACGCTGATCACGATCGAGTGCATCGACGAAATCGCCGACATGCAGGGCCTGAAGCCGCAGGTGGCGGCCATCACGGAAGCGGCCATGCGCGGCGAGCTCGATTTCTCCGAAAGCCTGCGCCGCCGCGTGGCGCTGCTCGAAGGCCTCGACGCTTCCGCGCTGGAGCGCGTGTTCGAGGAGCGCCTGCGCCTGTCGCCGGGCGCCGACCGCATGCTGAAGGCCGTGCAGGCCGCCGGCCTGAAGACGCTGCTGGTCTCCGGCGGCTTCACGTATTTCACCGACCGCCTGAAGCCCCTGCTGGGCCTGGACTTCACGCGCGCCAACCAGCTTGAAATCGTCGGCGGCAAGCTGACCGGCAAGGTGCTGGGCGATATCGTCGACGCCGAAGCCAAGCGCGCCACCGTCGAACAGGTCTGCGCCCAGCTGGGTATCACGCCGGACCAGGCCATCGTGATGGGCGACGGCGCCAACGACCTGAAAATGATGGGCATCGCCGGCATGTCGGTGGCGTTTCGCGCCAAGCCGGTCGTGCGCGAGCAGGCCACCGTGGCGCTGAACTTCGTCGGGCTGGACGGGATTCTCAACCTGTTCGACTGA